One window from the genome of Synechococcus sp. PROS-7-1 encodes:
- a CDS encoding diflavin flavoprotein yields MAASTQAVAGRLSLQCQTIASDSTAIRSLDWDRSRFDIEFGLRNGTTYNAFLVHGERTALIDTSHAKFRDTWLPLLQEQVDPQAIDHLIVSHTEPDHSGLIADLLDLNPEIEIVGSKVALQFLKDQVHRPFRSRAVKSGDSLDLGTNPESGVEHRFEFLSAPNLHWPDTIFSFDHGSGILYTCDAFGLHYCSEDLFDSDPGAIAPDFRFYYECLMGPNARSVLQAMKRMDGLPAINTIAVGHGPLLRQHVSHWLNDYREWSSQRSKGDSYAAVCYVSQYGFSDRLSQAIAHGIGKADAQVQLVDLRATDAQELSALVGEAKAVVVPTWPAEPDAELQSSIGTLLAALHSKQLVGVYDAFGGNDEPIDAVADQLRAQGQKTAFAPLRIRQLPSGADYQRCEEAGTDLGQLLTREKTIAAMKSLDGDLDKALGRLSGGLYVVTASQGEGESLRRSAMVASWVSQASFSPPGITVAVAKDRAIEALMQVGDRFVLNILRDDNHQQLMRHFLKRFPPGADRFAGVNLLEHEAKGGPVLGDALAYLGCRVEQRLEGPDHWIIYAEVEQGNVADADATTAVHHRKVGNHY; encoded by the coding sequence ATGGCCGCCTCCACTCAGGCCGTCGCCGGACGTTTGAGCCTTCAGTGCCAGACCATCGCATCCGACAGCACAGCCATCCGTTCCCTTGACTGGGATCGCAGCCGCTTCGACATCGAGTTCGGCCTCCGCAACGGCACCACCTACAACGCCTTCCTGGTGCATGGCGAGCGCACGGCGCTGATCGACACCAGTCACGCCAAATTTCGGGACACCTGGCTTCCCCTGCTTCAGGAGCAAGTCGACCCGCAGGCGATCGACCATCTGATCGTGAGCCATACGGAGCCCGACCACTCCGGCTTGATCGCTGATCTTCTCGATCTCAATCCCGAGATCGAAATTGTGGGCTCAAAGGTGGCCCTCCAGTTTCTGAAGGATCAGGTGCACCGTCCGTTCCGCTCCCGCGCCGTGAAAAGTGGCGACAGCCTGGATCTCGGAACAAACCCCGAGAGCGGAGTGGAGCATCGCTTCGAGTTTCTCAGCGCTCCCAACCTGCACTGGCCCGACACGATCTTTTCCTTTGATCACGGCAGCGGCATCCTCTACACCTGTGACGCCTTCGGCTTGCACTACTGCTCAGAGGATCTTTTCGACAGTGATCCCGGGGCCATCGCACCGGACTTTCGCTTCTATTACGAGTGCCTGATGGGTCCCAACGCCCGCAGCGTGCTCCAAGCGATGAAACGCATGGATGGACTGCCGGCGATCAACACCATCGCTGTAGGCCACGGGCCACTGCTGCGGCAGCACGTCAGTCACTGGCTCAATGACTACCGGGAATGGAGCAGCCAGCGCAGCAAGGGCGACAGTTATGCGGCGGTTTGTTACGTGAGTCAATACGGGTTCAGTGATCGCCTCAGCCAGGCCATCGCCCATGGCATCGGCAAGGCCGACGCCCAGGTTCAGCTCGTTGACCTGCGCGCAACCGATGCCCAGGAACTGTCGGCCCTGGTCGGAGAAGCCAAAGCGGTGGTCGTTCCCACCTGGCCAGCCGAACCAGATGCGGAGCTGCAGAGCAGCATCGGCACCCTGCTGGCGGCCCTGCACAGCAAGCAGCTGGTGGGGGTGTACGACGCCTTCGGCGGCAATGACGAGCCGATCGATGCCGTGGCCGATCAGCTGCGGGCTCAAGGCCAAAAAACGGCCTTTGCTCCCCTACGCATTCGTCAGCTCCCTTCAGGTGCGGATTACCAACGCTGCGAAGAAGCTGGAACCGATCTCGGACAACTGCTCACTCGAGAGAAAACCATCGCAGCCATGAAGAGTCTCGATGGTGATCTGGACAAGGCCCTGGGCCGTCTCAGCGGTGGGCTCTACGTGGTGACTGCCAGTCAAGGGGAAGGTGAAAGCCTGCGGCGCAGCGCCATGGTGGCCAGCTGGGTGAGTCAGGCCAGCTTCTCGCCACCGGGGATCACTGTGGCGGTGGCCAAGGACCGGGCAATCGAAGCGCTCATGCAGGTCGGTGATCGCTTTGTGCTCAACATCTTGCGCGACGACAACCACCAGCAGCTGATGCGGCATTTCCTCAAGCGCTTCCCGCCTGGAGCCGATCGATTTGCAGGGGTGAATCTGCTTGAGCATGAGGCCAAAGGCGGACCAGTGCTCGGTGATGCACTGGCCTATCTGGGATGCCGGGTTGAACAGCGGCTCGAAGGTCCAGACCACTGGATCATTTACGCCGAGGTGGAGCAAGGCAATGTGGCCGATGCCGACGCCACCACAGCGGTGCATCACCGCAAAGTGGGGAATCACTACTGA
- a CDS encoding diflavin flavoprotein has translation MATSVSPAAASAERQMITLPIADGLTCFRGLSPKRSRFELEYALERGSTANSFLFAAGADTAGVPQAAVLVHPPGAAYASVFLPVLHQALPDPSSKLVVVVGHVNPNRVALLRDLASAYSGLELVASNAGAKLLRELWSLRRPPAPGDENPQPPLPDLPEIKVIRQEQTLPVSHGHQLHVLPAPTPRWPGGLLAFEETLGLLMSDKLFSAHICTSEWAELNRSETEEERRHFYDCLMASMASQVDALVERLEELDIRTVAPGHGPAIDTSWRSLFNDYRRWGESQQQASLSVALLFASAYGNTAAIADALAQGVSRTGVRVTSLNCEFTPADELVRTIQTADGLLIGSPTLGGHAPTPIVSALGTLLAEGDRSKPVGVFGSFGWSGEAIDLLETKLRDGGFRFAFEPIRIKFSPDAATVRTLEETGTRFGRSLRQEQRKQQRRGGGGLRESRSDPAVLALGRVVGSLCVLTTRKGSLSGAMVASWVSQASFAPPGITVAVAKDRAVEALLHKGDRFALNVLAEGRESGPMKQFLQPFEPGADRFEGLELQSSPSEQPLLPEALAWMEGEVKQRMECGDHWLVYAEVLHGGLFDSEANTAVHHRRSGANY, from the coding sequence ATGGCAACATCCGTGTCTCCCGCTGCGGCCAGCGCGGAGCGGCAGATGATCACACTGCCGATCGCCGACGGCCTCACCTGCTTTCGCGGCTTGAGCCCCAAACGCTCGCGGTTTGAGCTGGAGTACGCCCTGGAACGGGGAAGCACGGCCAACAGCTTCCTGTTCGCAGCCGGTGCTGACACGGCAGGTGTCCCGCAAGCCGCCGTTCTGGTCCACCCACCGGGAGCGGCCTACGCGTCCGTCTTCCTGCCGGTGCTTCACCAAGCCCTGCCAGATCCCTCGTCCAAACTGGTCGTGGTGGTGGGTCATGTGAATCCCAACCGCGTAGCCCTGCTCAGGGATCTGGCCTCGGCTTATTCAGGCCTGGAACTGGTGGCCTCCAATGCAGGAGCAAAGCTGCTGCGGGAGTTATGGAGCCTGCGCCGCCCACCGGCCCCCGGTGATGAGAACCCCCAGCCACCGCTGCCGGATCTACCGGAGATCAAGGTGATCCGTCAGGAGCAGACGCTGCCCGTGAGCCACGGTCATCAGCTGCATGTACTTCCAGCCCCGACCCCTCGGTGGCCCGGTGGACTGCTGGCCTTTGAGGAGACCCTCGGATTGCTGATGAGCGACAAGCTCTTTAGTGCCCACATCTGCACGTCGGAATGGGCCGAGTTGAACCGCAGCGAGACCGAGGAGGAACGCCGCCATTTCTACGACTGCCTGATGGCATCGATGGCCAGCCAGGTGGATGCCCTGGTGGAGCGCCTTGAGGAACTGGACATCCGCACCGTGGCTCCCGGCCATGGGCCGGCGATCGACACCAGCTGGCGCAGTCTGTTCAACGACTACCGGCGCTGGGGGGAAAGCCAGCAGCAGGCCTCGCTCTCGGTCGCTCTTCTCTTTGCCAGTGCCTACGGCAACACCGCGGCCATCGCCGATGCCCTCGCCCAGGGCGTCAGCCGAACAGGGGTACGCGTCACAAGCCTGAACTGCGAGTTCACCCCAGCAGATGAGCTCGTGCGCACGATTCAGACGGCCGATGGCTTGCTGATCGGCTCCCCCACGCTGGGCGGTCACGCCCCCACGCCGATCGTCTCGGCCCTTGGCACCCTGCTGGCTGAAGGAGACCGCAGCAAGCCCGTTGGTGTGTTCGGCAGCTTCGGCTGGAGCGGCGAGGCCATTGACCTCCTGGAAACCAAGCTCAGAGACGGTGGGTTCCGTTTCGCCTTCGAGCCGATTCGGATCAAATTCAGTCCTGACGCTGCCACCGTGCGCACCCTCGAGGAAACTGGAACGCGCTTCGGCCGTTCCCTGCGCCAGGAACAGCGCAAACAACAGCGGCGCGGTGGTGGTGGTCTGCGTGAGAGTCGCAGTGACCCGGCAGTGCTGGCCCTCGGACGGGTGGTGGGCTCCCTTTGCGTGCTCACGACGCGCAAGGGCTCTCTCAGTGGCGCCATGGTGGCCAGCTGGGTGAGTCAGGCCAGCTTTGCGCCTCCGGGGATCACTGTGGCGGTTGCCAAAGATCGGGCTGTGGAGGCCTTGCTACACAAAGGCGATCGCTTTGCCCTCAACGTGCTGGCGGAAGGCCGGGAGAGTGGGCCGATGAAGCAGTTCCTCCAACCCTTCGAACCCGGAGCCGATCGGTTTGAGGGACTTGAGCTGCAGTCGAGTCCCTCCGAGCAACCGCTTCTTCCCGAGGCCCTGGCCTGGATGGAGGGGGAGGTGAAACAACGGATGGAATGCGGCGATCACTGGCTTGTGTATGCGGAAGTTCTCCATGGGGGCTTGTTTGACAGTGAAGCCAACACTGCTGTGCACCATCGCCGTAGTGGCGCAAATTACTGA
- a CDS encoding NAD(P)H-dependent oxidoreductase: protein MSTASNPDVLVIAASNGENLKLAQRFVDEAKAQGKSADLLDLTTLDLPLFTPRVKETGIPDGVRPLHEQLMGAPRWVICAPEYNGSIPPVLTSAIAWLSVQGDDFRALFNGRPVAMASFSGGPGIELLMVLRTQLTHLGAQVVGRTLAGNQNRPPRDSSLQDLLNRLMQMEPLSL from the coding sequence ATGAGCACCGCCAGCAATCCCGATGTTCTGGTGATCGCCGCCAGCAATGGCGAGAACCTCAAGCTGGCGCAGCGTTTCGTCGACGAAGCCAAAGCGCAAGGCAAGTCCGCTGACCTGCTGGATCTCACCACCCTGGATCTGCCGCTGTTTACCCCTCGGGTAAAAGAAACAGGCATCCCCGATGGTGTGCGTCCCCTGCATGAGCAACTGATGGGAGCCCCGCGCTGGGTGATCTGCGCCCCTGAGTACAACGGGTCCATTCCCCCAGTGCTCACCAGCGCCATTGCCTGGCTGTCGGTGCAGGGGGACGATTTCCGTGCCCTGTTCAACGGTCGGCCCGTGGCGATGGCCAGCTTCTCGGGAGGCCCTGGCATCGAACTGCTGATGGTGCTGCGCACCCAGCTCACCCATCTCGGAGCCCAGGTTGTAGGCCGCACCCTGGCGGGTAACCAAAACCGTCCGCCCCGGGACAGCTCCCTGCAGGATCTGCTGAACCGGCTGATGCAGATGGAACCGCTGAGCCTCTGA
- a CDS encoding helix-turn-helix domain-containing protein, translating into MDEGTGFSAGRDHSNCKAELAMKVIQGRWKLLILRELVDGIQRFSDLQRALNGVSQKVLTAQLRDLEADGVVHRTIHPEVPPRVEYTLTNLGNELLPVLNSLHAWGERQADFNSASR; encoded by the coding sequence ATGGATGAAGGCACTGGGTTCAGCGCTGGACGCGATCACAGCAATTGCAAGGCCGAGTTAGCCATGAAAGTGATTCAGGGGCGCTGGAAGTTGCTCATCCTTCGTGAATTAGTGGATGGCATCCAGCGCTTTTCTGATTTGCAGCGGGCACTGAATGGTGTGAGTCAGAAAGTGTTGACGGCTCAGCTACGCGATTTAGAGGCCGATGGCGTGGTGCATCGGACGATCCATCCCGAGGTACCGCCGCGCGTGGAGTACACGCTGACGAACCTTGGGAATGAGCTATTGCCAGTGTTGAACTCTTTACACGCCTGGGGGGAGCGTCAAGCGGATTTCAATTCCGCTTCCCGGTAG
- a CDS encoding CDGSH iron-sulfur domain-containing protein, translating into MPQASNQPTVLSLDAGTHALCTCGLSKNGAFCDGSHQGTDKTPHILKLDTAKTIVSCSCGSSSNMPFCDGSHSQIGNTQSTPWWKFWA; encoded by the coding sequence ATGCCTCAAGCGAGCAACCAGCCAACCGTCCTTTCATTGGACGCAGGAACCCACGCACTGTGCACCTGTGGGCTCAGCAAAAACGGCGCCTTCTGCGATGGCAGCCACCAAGGCACTGACAAGACTCCGCACATCCTGAAACTCGACACCGCCAAAACAATCGTCAGTTGCTCCTGTGGCAGCAGCAGCAACATGCCGTTCTGCGATGGCAGTCACAGTCAAATCGGCAACACTCAAAGCACACCCTGGTGGAAGTTCTGGGCATGA
- a CDS encoding NADPH-dependent FMN reductase produces MNNAPDTGLLVITASNGENLKLADRFATHAKAFGQNAEVLDLTRIDLPLFTPRAQDCGIPAAVAPLQQQLMNTARWVICAPEYNGSIPPSLTNAIAWLSVQGEDFRSLFNGRPIAIATFSGGGGMELLLSLRIQLTHLGAQVVGRQLLSNYAKPPKDESITDLLQRLLQMTPLAL; encoded by the coding sequence ATGAACAACGCTCCCGACACAGGCCTACTGGTGATCACCGCCAGCAACGGTGAAAACCTCAAGCTGGCGGATCGGTTCGCGACGCACGCCAAAGCCTTTGGACAAAACGCCGAGGTGCTGGATCTCACCAGGATCGACCTGCCTCTCTTCACCCCCAGAGCCCAAGACTGCGGCATTCCAGCGGCAGTCGCGCCTCTGCAGCAGCAGCTCATGAACACAGCACGCTGGGTGATCTGCGCGCCGGAATACAACGGCTCGATCCCTCCATCGCTAACAAACGCGATCGCATGGCTTTCGGTGCAGGGCGAAGACTTCCGCAGCCTGTTCAACGGGCGACCCATTGCGATCGCCACCTTCTCCGGTGGTGGTGGCATGGAGCTGCTGCTGTCACTGCGGATTCAACTCACCCATCTGGGCGCCCAAGTGGTGGGCCGCCAGCTGCTCAGCAACTACGCCAAGCCCCCCAAGGACGAGAGCATCACTGATCTGCTGCAGCGTCTTCTGCAAATGACACCACTTGCACTCTGA